From the Carya illinoinensis cultivar Pawnee chromosome 4, C.illinoinensisPawnee_v1, whole genome shotgun sequence genome, one window contains:
- the LOC122306357 gene encoding uncharacterized protein LOC122306357 yields MWGFTKDGRFSVRSAYHLGNALGKSMVGECSNKEVQKQIWEGVWRLNVPNPTKQFVWKALKSILPMRQNLVQRKIIEDATCQICQRGEETICHVLWSCPAASDVWAESGSGLQKWPSEEKDFFVLWSEMQTRLQQSKLEEVSMILRGLWTRRNMMIFERKFESPRRVLTAAMISLQSFQGAHATLNKLKGSNVQTRKDIKWKPPDESVSKFSGNSDMVEAATLWRAMELVLELDVRMVVFEGDADRVIKGVTEVGDNYAWMEQQYANIRGRLLLRPDWSVSFIHREGNYVAHALAKRALSMEGEWCWIEDGT; encoded by the exons ATGTGGGGCTTCACCAAGGATGGTAGGTTTTCTGTGAGAAGTGCCTATCATTTAGGCAATGCCTTGGGAAAATCTATGGTTggggaatgctctaataaaGAAGTTCAGAAGCAAATTTGGGAAGGGGTTTGGAGACTAAATGTACCTAATCCTACAAAACAGTTTGTGTGGAAGGCTTTGAAGAGCATATTACCAATGAGGCAGAATCTAGTGcagagaaaaataattgaagatgcTACATGTCAGATCTGTCAAAGGggtgaagaaacaatatgccatGTCCTATGGTCATGCCCAGCTGCAAGTGATGTATGGGCAGAGAGTGGGAGTGGTCTTCAGAAATGGCCTAGTGAAGAAAAAGACTTTTTTGTGTTATGGTCTGAAATGCAAACTAGATTGCAGCAGAGTAAATTAGAAGAAGTATCTATGATACTGAGAGGACTATGGACTAGGAGAAACATGATGATTTTTGAAAGGAAGTTTGAGAGTCCAAGGAGAGTGCTTACTGCAGCAATGATCAGTCTTCAAAGTTTTCAAGGTGCTCATGCTACACTAAACAAACTGAAGGGGTCTAATGTTCAGACAAGAAAGGACATCAAATGGAAGCCACCAGATGAAAGTGTTTCTaag TTTAGTGGCAACTCTGATATGGTTGAAGCAGCTACTCTTTGGAGAGCTATGGAGCTTGTTTTGGAGCTTGATGTCAGGATGGTGGTGTTTGAGGGAGATGCTGACAGGGTGATTAAAGGGGTAACAGAGGTAGGGGACAACTATGCATGGATGGAGCAGCAATATGCCAATATACGGGGTAGGCTGTTATTGAGGCCTGACTGGTCAGTGAGCTTCATTCATAGAGAAGGAAACTATGTGGCACATGCATTAGCTAAGAGAGCATTGAGTATGGAAGGGGAGTGGTGCTGGATTGAGGATGGAACTTGA